A region of Excalfactoria chinensis isolate bCotChi1 chromosome 22, bCotChi1.hap2, whole genome shotgun sequence DNA encodes the following proteins:
- the LYPLA2 gene encoding acyl-protein thioesterase 2, protein MCGNNMSVPLLADAVTVSGAERETAAVIFLHGLGDTGHSWAEALSSIRLPYVKYICPHAPRIPVTLNMKMVMPSWFDLMGLTPDAPEDEAGIKKAAESIKAIIEHEMKNGIPPNRIILGGFSQGGALSLYTALTCQHQLAGIVALSCWLPLHKAFPQAASNGVNKDIAILQCHGEMDPMIPVRFGALTSEKLKSVVTPAKVQFKTYPGVMHNSCPQEMMAVKEFIEKLLPRI, encoded by the exons ATGTGCGGTAACAACATGTCTGTCCCCCTCCTCGCTGATGCAGTGACAGTCTCAGGGGCAGAGCGGGAGACTGCTGCG GTCATTTTTTTACATGGCCTTGGAGACACGGG GCACAGCTGGGCTGAAGCTCTCTCCTCCATCCGCCTCCCCTACGTGAAATACATTTGCCCTCATGC aCCCAGGATCCCAGTAACCCTCAACATGAAGATGGTCATGCCTTCTTG gtTTGACCTGATGGGCTTGACTCCAGATGCACCCGAGGATGAAGCTGGAATcaagaaagctgcagagagca ttAAAGCAATTATTGAGCATGAGATGAAGAATGGAATCCCACCCAACCGTATCATCCTGGGAGGCTTCTCACAG GGCGGTGCCTTGTCACTCTACACGGCTCTCAcctgccagcaccagctggCTGGCATCGTGGCACTCAGCTGCTGGCTCCCGCTGCACAAGGCCTTCCCACAG GCAGCAAGTAATGGTGTGAACAAGGACATTGCCATCCTGCAGTGTCATGGGGAGATGGATCCTATGATCCCTGTCCGCTTCGGGGCCCTCActtctgagaagctgaaatcaGTTGTCACCCCTGCCAAGGTCCAGTTCAAAACCTACCCTGGTGTGATGCACAATTCCTGTCCTCAG GAGATGATGGCGGTGAAGGAGTTCATCGAGAAGCTGCTGCCCCGGATCTAA
- the GALE gene encoding UDP-glucose 4-epimerase, translated as MAERVLVTGGAGYIGSHCVLQLAEAGYEPVVIDNLRNAAGGPGALPESLQRVQRLARTPIAFQELDVTDGAALQQLFRTHRFSAVMHFAGLKAVGESVRQPLEYYGVNLTGTLRLLEAMEAHGVRNIVFSSSATVYGDPQYLPLDEKHPVGGCTNPYGKSKYFIEEMIQDLCKAKKDWNAILLRYFNPIGAHESGMIGEDPQGIPNNLMPYVAQVAVGRQEFLSVFGNDYETVDGTGVRDYIHVVDLAKGHIAALKKLKENCGCKIYNLGTGTGYSVLQMVRAMEKASGREIKYKITGRREGDVAACYANPELAERELGWKAAFGLDKMCEDLWRWQLQNPTGYSKN; from the exons ATGGCGGAGCGCGTCCTGGTGACGGGCGGCGCGGGGTACATCGGCAGCCACTGCGTGCTGCAGCTGGCCGAGGCGGGCTACGAGCCGGTGGTCATCGACAACCTCCGCAACGCCGCCGGAG GTCCCGGCGCGCTCCCCGAGAGCCTGCAGCGCGTGCAGCGCCTCGCTCGGACGCCCATCGCCTTCCAGGAGCTGGACGTGACGGACGGCGCGGCGCTGCAGCAGCTGTTCCGCACG CACCGCTTCTCGGCCGTGATGCACTTCGCGGGGCTGAAGGCGGTGGGCGAGTCGGTGCGGCAGCCGCTGGAGTACTACGGTGTGAACTTGACCGGCACCCTGCGGCTGCTGGAG gCCATGGAAGCGCACGGCGTGAGGAACATCGTGTTCAGCAGCTCAGCCACCGTCTACGGTGACCCGCAGTACCTGCCCCTGGATGAGAAGCACCCGGTCGGGGGCTGCACCAACCCCTATGGCAAGTCCAAGTACTTCATCGAGGAGATGATCCAGGACctctgcaaagcaaagaag GACTGGAATGCCATTCTCCTGCGCTATTTTAATCCCATTGGTGCCCACGAGTCTGGAATGATTGGAGAAGACCCCCAGGGCATTCCCAACAACCTCATGCCCTACGTGGCACAG GTGGCAGTGGGGCGCCAGGAATTCCTGAGTGTGTTTGGGAACGATTATGAGACAGTGGATGGAACGG GTGTTAGGGATTACATCCACGTTGTGGACTTGGCCAAGGGACACATCGCTGCTTTGAAGAAGCTCAAAGAGAACTGTGGCTGCAAG ATCTACAACttgggcactggcacaggctacTCTGTCCTGCAGATGGTCCGGGCCATGGAGAAAGCCTCGGGCAGGGAG atCAAGTACAAGATAACTGGCCGGCGGGAGGGAGACGTGGCTGCCTGCTATGCTAACCCAGAGCTTGCCGAGCGTGAGCtgggctggaaagctgcatttgGCCTGGACAAGATGT GTGAGGACCTGTGGCGCTGGCAGCTGCAGAATCCCACAGGATACAGCAAGAACTGA